A portion of the Streptococcus urinalis 2285-97 genome contains these proteins:
- a CDS encoding GBS Bsp-like repeat-containing protein has protein sequence MKKKMYKSKKHWVIASVATVAILGTHQATILADSSDTTMINPTTTESSASTPSSEQTSTISSSQSDETAVTTDHSSEVTTSSEEMASVTSDSRETSTSSAESQSQTLTDSETANDDKVNLGANTVTSETASSSAINSQTQSFVKARVLATSPQAQATEPVQAPVTATIEGDKTLHITYQKEMTAGTDVIFAVWGDQNAQNDLVWYKASDLGAAYVDLTKHREYGLYHVNTYTRTNGQMTGVSALTLSFPKPQVSAEVTKLSDTQFQIDVTQVPSTITAVRIPVWTSQNNQDDLKWYQAIQVASGHYQVTVNTADHHNEMGHYNIHIYGQSTITGSQVGLTVTGYDNVDTRPNAQVSIVDYAQDKTSFTVQVTGTSSTKTITKVSIAAWSETDGQDDLKWYTPVLKNNQASQVINIADLSNTTDLYRVHVYTQYSDGSQVGTNLGAYQITKPSLKTEVDTQMTDSGINVKVTSNMVTNYQKVKFAVWSVVNGQDDLKWYQADATGKAFIPFTNHKGYGDYRIDTYSFENGSHGLKSSTVTRNVPQDATINLKNKVTTQNYQKSDGTIDVVVLQGENDKTINKVRVAAWSEEKQSNLYWYTSSVNQSGKVVITVNQANHYGIQGNYTIHTYLDYSDGTSSGTNLGQFLLNGPTATSASQGNYKAINKVIYLDAGHGGYDSGASYYNQYEKTLNLQIQKLVQSKLQALGYTVLATRQSDVFIDLLDRSKEVNATNADIFVSIHINASTSSAANGIETYYYQYYSDYPSQINDVFDENPERLAKSAILANAVQSALIANTGAQNNGVKREAFSVLRETTAPAILAELGFISNYSEMTKLTQSAYQEQLANGIVSGIQKYYASI, from the coding sequence TTGAAAAAGAAAATGTATAAGTCAAAAAAACACTGGGTGATTGCCAGTGTTGCAACGGTTGCGATATTAGGAACACACCAAGCTACTATTTTAGCTGACAGTAGTGATACTACGATGATTAATCCCACAACTACAGAATCCAGTGCAAGTACACCAAGTAGCGAGCAGACTTCAACGATTTCATCAAGTCAAAGTGATGAAACAGCTGTGACGACAGATCATTCTTCTGAAGTGACAACAAGTTCTGAAGAAATGGCGAGTGTCACTTCTGATAGTAGGGAAACGTCTACGAGTAGTGCTGAGAGTCAATCTCAAACTCTTACTGATTCCGAAACGGCTAATGATGACAAGGTTAATTTAGGAGCTAACACAGTCACTTCAGAAACAGCTAGTTCTAGTGCTATTAATAGTCAAACGCAAAGTTTTGTGAAAGCTCGTGTCTTAGCGACAAGTCCTCAAGCACAAGCGACAGAACCAGTTCAAGCTCCAGTGACGGCAACCATAGAAGGTGATAAGACACTACACATCACCTACCAAAAGGAAATGACTGCAGGAACCGACGTTATTTTTGCAGTTTGGGGAGACCAAAATGCTCAAAATGATTTGGTTTGGTATAAAGCCTCAGATTTAGGCGCAGCTTATGTTGATTTAACTAAGCATAGAGAATACGGTCTTTATCATGTTAATACTTATACAAGGACCAATGGTCAAATGACAGGTGTCAGTGCCTTGACACTTAGTTTTCCCAAACCACAAGTCAGTGCAGAGGTGACGAAACTATCTGACACCCAATTTCAAATTGATGTCACTCAAGTTCCTTCTACTATCACAGCAGTCCGTATCCCTGTTTGGACAAGTCAAAATAATCAAGATGACCTCAAATGGTATCAAGCGATACAAGTAGCTAGTGGCCATTACCAAGTAACAGTCAATACTGCTGATCATCATAATGAAATGGGTCATTACAATATTCATATCTATGGCCAAAGTACGATAACAGGCAGTCAAGTTGGTTTAACCGTAACTGGTTATGATAATGTGGATACACGACCAAATGCACAAGTTAGCATTGTTGACTATGCACAAGATAAGACGAGCTTTACCGTCCAAGTCACAGGAACAAGTAGTACCAAAACAATTACCAAAGTGAGTATCGCAGCTTGGTCAGAGACTGATGGTCAAGATGATCTTAAATGGTACACACCAGTTCTTAAGAATAATCAAGCTAGTCAAGTTATTAATATAGCAGATTTGAGTAATACTACAGATCTTTATCGTGTTCATGTCTATACGCAGTACAGTGATGGTAGTCAAGTAGGAACAAATCTAGGTGCCTACCAAATCACAAAACCAAGTCTTAAGACTGAAGTGGATACACAAATGACTGATAGTGGAATAAATGTTAAGGTCACTTCGAATATGGTCACCAATTATCAAAAGGTTAAATTTGCCGTGTGGTCAGTTGTCAACGGTCAGGATGATCTTAAGTGGTATCAGGCAGATGCGACAGGTAAGGCTTTCATTCCATTTACCAATCATAAAGGTTATGGCGATTATCGCATTGATACCTATAGTTTTGAAAATGGTAGCCATGGCTTAAAGAGTAGTACAGTGACTAGAAATGTACCCCAAGATGCAACTATAAACTTAAAAAATAAAGTAACAACTCAAAATTATCAGAAATCTGATGGGACAATTGATGTTGTCGTTTTACAAGGAGAAAACGATAAAACCATAAATAAAGTCAGAGTGGCTGCATGGTCAGAAGAAAAGCAGAGTAACCTTTATTGGTATACCTCTAGTGTTAATCAATCTGGCAAGGTAGTGATTACTGTTAATCAAGCTAATCATTATGGAATTCAAGGAAATTATACAATACATACTTATTTAGATTATAGTGATGGTACATCATCTGGAACTAATCTAGGTCAATTTCTTTTAAATGGACCAACAGCAACTTCAGCATCGCAAGGCAATTATAAAGCTATTAATAAAGTAATATACCTTGATGCTGGACATGGTGGTTATGATTCAGGAGCCTCATATTACAATCAATATGAAAAAACATTAAATCTACAAATTCAAAAATTGGTTCAATCAAAATTACAGGCTTTGGGTTATACTGTTCTTGCCACCCGTCAGTCTGATGTTTTTATTGATTTATTGGACCGTTCAAAAGAGGTCAATGCAACAAATGCAGATATTTTTGTGAGCATCCATATTAATGCGTCTACAAGTTCTGCTGCAAATGGTATAGAAACATATTATTATCAATATTATTCAGATTATCCATCACAAATAAATGATGTATTTGATGAAAATCCTGAAAGGCTTGCCAAAAGTGCTATTTTAGCCAATGCCGTTCAAAGTGCATTAATTGCTAATACCGGTGCTCAAAACAATGGTGTCAAAAGAGAAGCTTTCTCAGTATTAAGAGAGACGACTGCTCCAGCAATTTTAGCTGAACTAGGTTTTATTTCTAACTATTCAGAGATGACAAAACTTACTCAATCTGCCTACCAAGAACAGTTAGCAAACGGTATTGTTTCAGGGATTCAAAAATATTACGCTAGTATTTAA
- a CDS encoding DUF7657 domain-containing protein, with product MVKNSFSKCIDFFLKWRYLWGLIAFIVGLSLNLHGSSISNWNNYGVTELTNGQQMKTVNQYSKGDQINILSELKHWVSYPPKSDGTIIGYPRMIRTDEWLVQTPFFISQANTGAKLVNKSYGLSGQNMVISYNAPVKDISVIGKPFNWGFLFLGPTKGLSWYWCSKIILMLLLAFEFSMIITKKNKLLSTIGSFWITYTPAIQWWCMQHLGDVVFYSLAIMVLIHHFFNTKSVIKKIGLVSLLVASIIGFVLVIYPAFQVPFAYLILGFFIIEFVNYLKKKKFHLIDFTLITTTLIASLGVIGWTLYRSSDALKLTLNTLYPGHRESFGGNFPISHFSDLFLSFIIPFKIPSFINQVEASSSIGLLIPILVLIPFLFFMKNLKENYFGIFMSIYTFFLFIYTFVGVPKILAKVTLFTYVTSARSWQALSVISVFASIWLISYLWREKNRIYKWLLLTTSTLLMVGLTWLTSKDLNVIGYIGKKYLIALALLYIVIVAMAIFRQRLVFTILIMGAIIISGFTVNPVVKGMSVITDKKVSTEISKLVKADKEARWVTEGSLYNYPQMFGAKTINSVRFYPDVKLMNQLDPNHKMEKYWNRYSHMQVFLTKDNLTMDSPVPDVLTIHLNESGLSKTKVKYILSYRDLNKEFGNDFKLIYGPDKDGNSIYQYTK from the coding sequence ATGGTCAAAAATTCCTTTTCAAAATGTATTGATTTTTTTCTGAAATGGCGTTATTTATGGGGTTTAATCGCATTTATTGTTGGATTAAGTCTTAATTTGCATGGTAGTTCCATTTCAAATTGGAACAACTATGGTGTGACTGAATTGACAAATGGTCAACAAATGAAAACAGTTAATCAGTATTCTAAAGGTGACCAAATAAATATTCTGTCTGAATTAAAACATTGGGTATCTTATCCTCCTAAGTCAGATGGTACAATAATTGGATACCCTAGAATGATTAGAACTGATGAGTGGCTAGTACAAACACCTTTCTTTATTTCACAAGCAAATACTGGAGCTAAATTAGTCAATAAGTCTTACGGTTTATCAGGACAAAATATGGTTATCAGTTATAATGCACCTGTTAAGGATATTTCTGTCATTGGTAAACCATTTAATTGGGGGTTTCTATTTTTAGGACCAACCAAAGGCTTATCTTGGTATTGGTGTAGTAAGATAATTCTTATGCTTTTGTTAGCATTCGAGTTTTCTATGATTATAACGAAAAAAAATAAATTATTATCTACTATAGGTAGCTTTTGGATTACTTATACACCAGCAATACAGTGGTGGTGTATGCAACATCTCGGGGATGTAGTCTTTTATTCATTAGCCATTATGGTTTTGATACATCACTTTTTTAATACAAAGTCTGTAATTAAAAAAATAGGATTGGTAAGTTTATTGGTAGCATCAATAATAGGATTTGTATTGGTTATTTACCCAGCTTTTCAAGTTCCTTTTGCTTATCTAATTTTAGGATTTTTCATTATTGAATTTGTAAACTATTTAAAGAAAAAGAAGTTTCATTTAATAGATTTTACACTAATAACAACAACTCTTATTGCATCATTAGGTGTTATTGGATGGACTTTATACAGAAGTTCCGATGCGTTGAAGCTTACTTTGAATACCTTGTACCCCGGTCATAGAGAGTCTTTCGGTGGCAATTTTCCAATTTCGCATTTTTCTGATTTATTTTTATCATTTATCATTCCATTTAAAATTCCATCATTTATAAACCAAGTTGAAGCATCTTCATCTATAGGATTATTGATTCCAATTCTAGTTCTTATCCCTTTTCTATTCTTCATGAAAAATTTAAAAGAGAATTATTTTGGAATCTTTATGAGCATTTACACTTTTTTCCTTTTCATTTATACATTTGTTGGTGTGCCAAAAATACTTGCTAAAGTAACCTTATTTACTTATGTCACTTCAGCACGTTCTTGGCAAGCTCTCTCTGTTATTAGTGTATTTGCATCAATTTGGTTGATTTCATATCTGTGGCGGGAGAAAAATAGAATCTATAAATGGCTTTTATTGACAACTTCAACCCTATTAATGGTTGGCTTAACTTGGTTAACATCTAAAGACCTTAATGTCATTGGTTATATTGGAAAAAAATATTTAATAGCACTTGCTCTTTTATATATTGTTATTGTTGCAATGGCAATATTTAGGCAGCGTCTCGTCTTTACTATTTTAATTATGGGGGCTATAATCATCAGTGGTTTTACGGTTAATCCCGTTGTTAAAGGAATGTCGGTGATTACTGACAAAAAGGTTTCAACTGAAATTTCAAAACTAGTTAAGGCAGATAAAGAAGCAAGATGGGTTACAGAAGGTAGTTTATATAATTACCCACAAATGTTTGGTGCCAAGACAATCAATAGTGTTAGATTTTATCCAGATGTTAAATTGATGAATCAATTAGATCCAAATCATAAAATGGAAAAATATTGGAATCGTTATTCCCATATGCAAGTTTTCTTAACTAAAGATAACCTAACCATGGACTCACCAGTACCAGACGTTTTGACGATTCATTTAAATGAGTCAGGTTTAAGTAAAACAAAAGTCAAATATATATTGAGTTATAGAGACTTAAATAAAGAATTTGGAAATGATTTTAAACTGATTTATGGTCCAGATAAAGATGGTAATAGTATTTACCAATATACAAAATAA
- a CDS encoding LTA synthase family protein: MNFLKKFNQHLILENILAFIFAFYINFYSINSAILTKSSSDSPFQHLLSFSLIACLISGVGLSYYVMRNLSKNLFIKLGISYIAYLLTSYFIIITRNLNNKDFDIWQLQKNNFFQWKGLLIVAILLVISLIYYFVLPKIPILNQKNNLIESNNSNQYIIALLVSFFILNDTSFVTAIADHLPDFTTLTNYSTYTRNALVTVIELLFIFSIINLLILNALSHIKHIKTSLSLAFTTSLAFGILFNYTLQYGVRGNSDLAGKYIVPGGTVYQIVIITLFSFLCYVLINRYIATTLFLTVLGIAISIANILKESMRSEPLLITDFTWIQEINTVLSFVNSKIIIYIILAIVLPIIIYFVLRKFTEVQPIVKSWKLRVSTVFLLILSFVTIFTSFKYVSKHKETSHIPVISSLNNWASIEWMGFNVNAKYKSVMFVWSKQLTMSVIEEPSGYSQQKISSIYKKYDKLSKEINKTRSNNIKNQTVIYVLSESLSNPNRIPAVSLQEDLLPNIDAIKEQTTSGLMQSDGFGGGTANMEFQTLTGLPFYNYSSSVSTLYTEVVPKMSYFPSISDQFSSKNRIVIHPASASSYSRKYIYNRLNFDKLIFETGGTEKLKNVENTGIYPSDQTVYNNVIDNINTKENQFFSVITMQNHALWSIGDPSDLVVTGEGFPQESNDYLTSYSRLLTHTDTYTKEFLDNLSKINKNITVVFYGDHLPGFYPDSAFKEAVNEKHETDYFIWSNHQTKKLNHPLVNSSDFTAELLEHTNSKVSPYYALLTQVLENASVDKTTLSKSQKEIANDLKMIQYDITLGKDYIGKHKKFFNIGD; the protein is encoded by the coding sequence ATGAATTTTCTTAAAAAATTTAACCAGCACTTGATTTTAGAAAATATACTTGCTTTTATTTTTGCATTCTATATTAACTTTTATTCAATTAACAGTGCTATATTAACTAAAAGTTCTAGTGATTCACCATTTCAACACTTACTATCTTTTAGTTTGATTGCTTGTTTAATTTCAGGTGTTGGTCTCTCTTATTATGTGATGAGAAATCTAAGTAAAAATTTATTTATTAAATTAGGTATTTCATATATTGCCTACCTTTTAACCAGTTATTTTATCATCATAACGAGGAATTTAAATAATAAAGATTTTGATATCTGGCAACTTCAAAAAAATAATTTTTTTCAATGGAAAGGATTATTGATAGTTGCTATATTACTTGTTATTTCACTTATTTATTATTTTGTATTACCAAAAATTCCTATTTTAAACCAAAAAAATAATTTAATTGAGAGTAATAATAGTAATCAGTATATTATTGCATTGCTTGTAAGTTTTTTTATATTAAATGATACTTCATTTGTTACTGCAATTGCTGATCATTTACCCGATTTTACAACCTTAACAAATTACAGTACTTACACGAGAAATGCTCTGGTTACGGTAATCGAATTACTATTTATTTTTTCTATTATCAATCTGCTTATCTTAAACGCATTAAGTCATATTAAGCATATTAAAACGTCATTATCGTTAGCTTTTACAACAAGTTTGGCATTCGGTATTCTCTTTAATTACACCCTTCAGTATGGGGTTAGAGGAAATTCTGATTTAGCAGGAAAATATATTGTTCCAGGTGGAACGGTTTACCAGATTGTCATTATCACACTCTTTTCTTTTCTTTGTTATGTGTTGATAAATAGATATATCGCAACAACATTATTTTTGACTGTTTTAGGAATTGCTATTTCTATTGCAAATATTCTAAAAGAGTCAATGAGGAGTGAACCATTATTAATTACGGATTTTACTTGGATTCAAGAGATAAATACCGTATTATCATTTGTTAATTCAAAAATCATTATTTATATTATTCTAGCTATTGTTTTACCAATCATTATTTACTTTGTTCTTAGAAAATTTACTGAAGTTCAACCAATTGTAAAAAGTTGGAAATTAAGAGTTAGCACTGTTTTCTTACTTATTCTTTCTTTTGTAACGATTTTTACATCATTTAAATATGTTTCAAAACATAAAGAAACTAGTCATATTCCAGTTATTTCCAGTTTAAACAATTGGGCAAGTATTGAGTGGATGGGATTTAATGTTAATGCAAAATATAAATCTGTGATGTTTGTGTGGTCAAAACAACTTACCATGTCTGTAATTGAAGAGCCTTCTGGTTATTCTCAACAAAAAATTTCGTCTATCTATAAAAAATATGACAAATTATCGAAAGAAATTAACAAAACAAGATCAAACAATATAAAAAATCAAACAGTAATCTATGTACTTAGCGAAAGCTTGTCAAATCCAAATAGAATACCTGCAGTTTCTTTACAAGAAGATTTACTTCCGAATATTGATGCCATAAAAGAACAAACAACTAGTGGATTGATGCAATCAGATGGTTTTGGTGGTGGCACTGCTAATATGGAATTCCAAACATTAACAGGTTTACCTTTTTACAATTATTCATCTTCTGTATCAACTTTATATACAGAAGTTGTTCCTAAAATGTCTTATTTCCCATCAATTAGTGATCAGTTTTCTTCTAAAAATAGAATAGTAATTCATCCTGCAAGTGCAAGTAGTTACAGTAGAAAATATATCTATAATAGACTTAATTTTGATAAATTGATATTTGAAACTGGTGGTACTGAAAAATTGAAAAATGTTGAAAACACGGGTATTTATCCAAGTGATCAGACTGTTTATAATAATGTTATTGATAATATAAATACGAAAGAAAATCAATTTTTCTCAGTTATTACAATGCAAAATCATGCCTTATGGTCAATAGGTGATCCATCAGATCTGGTTGTAACTGGAGAAGGATTTCCTCAAGAATCAAATGATTATCTAACGAGTTATTCAAGATTACTCACTCATACAGATACTTATACTAAGGAATTTTTAGATAATCTTTCAAAAATTAATAAAAATATAACAGTCGTCTTTTATGGAGACCATTTGCCAGGATTTTATCCTGACAGTGCTTTTAAAGAAGCAGTAAATGAGAAACATGAGACAGACTATTTTATCTGGAGTAATCATCAAACGAAAAAACTTAATCACCCATTGGTGAACTCTAGTGATTTCACAGCAGAATTATTGGAACACACTAATTCTAAAGTGTCACCTTATTATGCTTTACTCACACAAGTATTAGAAAATGCTAGTGTTGACAAAACAACATTATCTAAATCTCAAAAAGAAATAGCTAATGACCTTAAAATGATACAATATGATATTACTCTTGGGAAAGATTATATTGGAAAACATAAAAAATTTTTTAACATAGGAGATTAA
- a CDS encoding GBS Bsp-like repeat-containing protein, with protein sequence MKKIKTFLFATTILGTILATSSAYANEVVEVTRTELDKSQKQFEVHVTSKKLPSESAISSVDIAVWSQEKGQDDLHWYKAIKENDSSFKAVIPLSNHGNRVGAYETHVYTHFNNGKEMGKSFPTLNVTMEKPEITIKGNDLFLSYPFDKPQDSQLKVAIWSEEKGQDDLEWYTVDPSRPIKINLSKHKGALLNIHSYLEEEDNLNGISAQTISRIESEEKATNMSEEHDNRTSGLLETKNASEKLMTQFTNLNSQNVTLQISNVSDNYSELKVPVWTKENGQDDIKWYQAKKTGKGSFQLMIPLSNHGFEMGQYQAHIYGIHSKTGEQKNLLDTGGFQITSISGLEKPKVQMEDYKNGKYSVTVNETLLSRKVTHLNVRVRSLNTNEIEKTVTVAANQFGKAKALFNLFDSSDHIKSYQVEAVVTYSDNQKETFDLGNISLENQMQESKGNNISNFTKKQQIITKYISETNTYPHGQCTWGVKEIAKWIPNNLGNATVWAKKAKQYGFKVGTEPKVGAIAVWPKDAGGLGHVAVVTHVSSNTKIQVKESNYDGKKYIGNFRKWFNPYLHYWGGEVYYIYNN encoded by the coding sequence TTGAAAAAAATCAAAACATTTTTATTCGCAACAACTATATTAGGTACTATTCTAGCAACGTCATCAGCATATGCAAATGAAGTAGTAGAGGTCACCCGTACGGAATTAGATAAATCACAAAAGCAATTTGAAGTACATGTAACGAGTAAAAAATTGCCAAGTGAATCTGCGATTTCTTCTGTAGATATTGCTGTGTGGTCTCAGGAAAAAGGTCAAGATGATTTACATTGGTATAAAGCAATAAAAGAAAATGATAGCAGTTTTAAAGCTGTTATACCTCTATCAAATCACGGCAATAGAGTAGGTGCCTATGAGACACATGTCTATACGCATTTTAATAATGGTAAAGAAATGGGCAAATCTTTTCCAACTTTGAATGTCACTATGGAAAAGCCAGAAATAACTATAAAAGGTAACGATCTATTTTTATCTTATCCCTTTGATAAACCACAAGATAGTCAATTAAAAGTAGCAATTTGGTCAGAAGAAAAAGGTCAAGATGACTTAGAATGGTATACTGTAGATCCAAGTAGACCTATCAAGATTAATCTTTCAAAACATAAAGGTGCTTTACTTAATATCCATAGTTATTTAGAAGAAGAGGATAACTTAAATGGTATCTCTGCACAAACCATTTCTAGAATTGAATCTGAAGAAAAAGCAACTAATATGTCCGAAGAGCATGATAATAGAACAAGTGGCTTATTAGAAACCAAGAATGCTTCAGAAAAGTTGATGACACAGTTTACCAATTTAAATTCTCAAAATGTTACACTGCAAATATCAAATGTTTCAGATAATTATTCTGAATTAAAGGTTCCAGTCTGGACGAAAGAAAATGGACAAGATGATATTAAGTGGTATCAGGCTAAAAAAACGGGTAAAGGTAGTTTTCAGCTTATGATTCCTTTATCAAATCATGGTTTTGAAATGGGACAATATCAGGCTCATATTTATGGTATTCATTCTAAAACCGGAGAACAAAAGAATTTACTCGATACTGGAGGATTTCAAATTACTTCTATTTCGGGTTTAGAAAAACCAAAAGTTCAGATGGAAGACTATAAGAATGGAAAGTATTCAGTGACAGTTAATGAAACACTACTTTCTAGAAAAGTGACACATTTAAATGTACGAGTTCGTTCATTAAATACAAATGAAATTGAAAAAACAGTTACTGTTGCAGCAAATCAATTTGGAAAAGCAAAGGCACTATTTAATCTTTTTGATTCTAGTGATCATATAAAAAGCTATCAGGTAGAAGCAGTAGTAACCTATTCTGATAATCAAAAAGAAACTTTTGATTTAGGTAATATCTCATTAGAAAACCAAATGCAAGAAAGTAAAGGAAATAACATTTCAAATTTCACAAAAAAGCAACAAATCATTACGAAATACATTTCTGAAACGAACACTTATCCTCATGGGCAATGTACTTGGGGAGTGAAAGAAATTGCAAAGTGGATACCTAATAATTTGGGGAATGCAACGGTTTGGGCAAAGAAAGCAAAACAATATGGCTTTAAAGTAGGTACGGAACCAAAAGTTGGAGCCATAGCTGTTTGGCCTAAAGATGCCGGTGGTCTAGGACATGTTGCCGTTGTGACTCATGTTTCATCAAATACCAAAATTCAAGTTAAAGAATCAAATTATGATGGTAAAAAATATATTGGTAATTTTAGAAAATGGTTTAATCCTTATTTACACTATTGGGGAGGAGAAGTTTACTACATCTACAATAACTGA
- a CDS encoding glycosyltransferase family 2 protein has protein sequence MAEKIAVLLPAYNEEVTIQKVIKDFQTYLPQADIYVYDNNSKDRTNELAREAGAIVRFEPRQGKGNVVRSMFREIDADYYIMIDADDTYPAAEVEKLLEPLRTGMADMTIGDRLSNGTYAKENKRGFHGFGNNLVKQLINKLYKGNYEDIMTGYRGFNRLFVKTFPVLSPGFEIETELSIHSLDKRFKLVEVPITYQDRPEGSESKLNTFSDGFKVLKMIFNLFKDYKPLLFFSLVSLVLFIIGLLIGIPVISEFAHTGLIHKMPSAILATGFMILAALSFVSGFILDTIVRQNRMQYELQVYNYYERNK, from the coding sequence ATGGCTGAGAAAATAGCAGTTCTTTTACCAGCATACAATGAAGAAGTAACCATTCAAAAAGTGATCAAAGATTTTCAGACCTATTTACCACAGGCTGATATTTATGTCTACGATAATAATTCTAAGGATCGAACAAATGAATTAGCTAGAGAAGCAGGAGCCATTGTTCGTTTTGAACCCCGACAAGGGAAAGGAAATGTTGTTCGTTCAATGTTCCGTGAAATTGATGCTGATTATTATATTATGATTGATGCAGATGATACCTATCCTGCTGCTGAAGTTGAAAAATTATTAGAGCCATTACGAACTGGTATGGCCGATATGACTATTGGAGATCGTTTATCAAATGGAACATATGCCAAAGAAAATAAACGTGGTTTCCACGGATTTGGTAATAATCTTGTAAAACAATTGATTAATAAACTATACAAGGGTAACTATGAAGACATCATGACAGGCTATCGTGGTTTTAATCGTTTGTTTGTCAAAACATTTCCAGTTTTATCACCAGGATTTGAAATTGAAACAGAATTATCCATTCATTCTTTAGATAAACGTTTTAAACTAGTAGAAGTACCGATTACTTATCAAGATCGACCAGAAGGTAGTGAGTCAAAATTAAATACATTTTCAGATGGCTTTAAAGTATTGAAAATGATTTTTAACCTCTTTAAGGACTACAAACCATTACTATTCTTTAGTCTAGTAAGTCTGGTATTATTTATAATTGGTTTATTAATTGGCATTCCAGTTATTAGTGAGTTTGCGCATACTGGTTTAATTCATAAAATGCCATCAGCTATTTTAGCGACTGGTTTCATGATTTTAGCAGCTTTATCCTTTGTTTCTGGATTTATTTTAGATACCATAGTTAGACAAAATAGAATGCAGTATGAATTACAAGTTTATAATTATTACGAAAGAAATAAATAA
- a CDS encoding GtrA family protein — translation MIKSINRFMHTEVFKYLFFGVLATIVYMTVRFISFSLLREATVSATIANICAIIFAFFTNDKYVFNQAKKGWFQRFVKFVIARIFTLVLDLLLAYFLVEKFPGIIGQFVNQNIDMINAIETIIGQVLIIVLNYVFSKLFIFQDNR, via the coding sequence ATGATAAAATCAATTAATAGATTTATGCATACTGAAGTTTTCAAGTACTTATTCTTTGGAGTGCTGGCAACAATTGTTTATATGACAGTTAGGTTCATTTCATTTTCATTATTGAGGGAAGCGACTGTTTCAGCAACGATTGCCAATATTTGTGCCATTATTTTTGCATTTTTTACAAATGACAAATACGTTTTTAATCAGGCTAAAAAAGGTTGGTTCCAACGATTTGTTAAATTTGTTATTGCTAGGATCTTTACATTAGTATTGGATTTATTATTAGCTTACTTCTTAGTTGAAAAATTTCCAGGAATTATAGGACAATTTGTCAATCAAAATATTGATATGATTAATGCCATTGAAACGATTATCGGTCAGGTTTTAATCATTGTTCTCAATTACGTCTTTAGTAAGTTATTTATTTTTCAAGATAATCGATAA